agactagaatgtagaccaGCCTATAATAggaactatagacttgattatagtttAGAAAGACTTGAATATGGTCTGGACTACAGAGTATATAACAcactataaactgaactataggCCTATAGTGTGGACTTCATACTAGATTATACATcaatagaaatgtttaaaaagaacCCAAGTTTTCACCATATGTTTCTCAAGATTTTCTTGTATATGAGTTTAAGTATTTACAgcgaaaatatttaacaaatacataaaaaaattatatacaatttatatatatatatatacaacatTGCCTACATACATATACGATCAAGTAcacattaattaaatatgtacttTACCTGTATGAGTCATCCCATGGACGATATTGGCGAAAATCATACCTTGGTGAATAACGATCATAATAGTCACGATCATAGCTGCCATAACCAGATGCCGCTCCGGCACCAGCACCATATCGTGGACGATCATAATAGCGATCTGAAGAACATCATTACATAAGTATAATCATATGAACTAGAACGTTAAGTGTTAAATCATACCTCTTCCATAGTAATCACTGCTGCCACGATCAGCACCATAATAACGATCACGATTATCATAACCATAACCTCGACTTTCACCACGATCATATGCAGCTGGTCTTTCATATGGAACTCGAGTGCGGGTATCATAACGATCGTAGGCAGGTCGTGCGCCATAACGATCATCTCTAGATTAGcgtagaaaaagtaaaaattatatatgtatttcttttacacatctttaaaaaattttaatgaaacctGTACCTGTAACCACCATATTTGTCAGCACCATAACGATCTGCACCATAACGATCAGCACCATAACGATCAGCGCCATAACGATCAGCACCGTAACGATCAGCGCCATAACGATCAGCACCATAACGATCGGCTACAGGTGCTGCATATCTGTCATAATCAGCACCACGATAACCACGATCTTCGTAACGATCATGGCCTGAATAATACCAACTACTTGCACGATCATCACCAGATCTGGCAGCATAACTGCCATAATAACGACTGCGATCATCGCCATAACGCCtgaagaaagcaaaaaaaaagaaaagtaataaattcaacattctcaataaaaattatttaaaatgatttctaataattattttaaaactaacctGTCTTCATAACATGTTACACATCTTGATTGTCGACTTTTATGATAAATTGAACCCAATATACTGGACGACACCTCCTGACCTTTATCATCAGTTCTCGCATATGCTGCCTTACTATTGCTAGCTACTGCACTTACAGCTGATTCTACCAAATGCATGGGCCATTGTAAAACACAAAGTGCAAATATCAAATATGAAATCTAAAAtggaaatacaaaacaaataattaaccattaattaacattatttaaaatagaaattaaaatttaattcaaaaatctattattgttttttgtaaagttgTTAACAAACTATAACGTATTCATCATCATTATGACCAATAATTATTATCTAAATATCATCGCTATTTATGGACAGTTGTATttatgtgttttaatatttttatttttacgtttGACTTAATAAATGGGTCAACACTTACattctatagaattttaaattttatagaaaaatattagaaaattttaactaatttagaTAAATTGCTAAAGtgcaatttaaaatgtaattatgcGGAAATTTATGAACAATTTAAAACGGTTAATGGTGATTAAGGGacttacaaacaaatttacatttagtaaggttaaaaattaaaaagatttcatagaatgataaaaaatgaaattgtacaGGTTAGACTATAATGTGGACATTTGACTAGAATGCAGGctggactgtaaactagactctaATAAGTACTATAGACCACAGAGGACTTAACTATGTAGTATATGTTATAGAGTGCACTATGTATATTCAGATTATGGACTGGATCATAGACTATATTATTATCTGGACTATGGGCTAAACTTTAGTGTGGACTGTAGACTGcattatattctagactatagactagagtaaagtctggactataaactaactGAATTTTGGACTATATAGTgtatataggctagactgtagtctggactatatacaagactgaAGTATGCATTTCAGataagaatatagtctggactatagacaagactaaaatCTGTATtacagataagactatagactctagtctggaatataaaaaaatatagtgaagactatagtctggactatggactacaccgaagtctggaatatagagaAACTATACCCTGGACTATATAgaagaatatagtctggactatagagaagtctatagtctggattatagataagactatagtttggaatatataatttggactatagaatagactatagtctggactatagaaaaactgtagtctggactttagagaAGACTGTAGCCTGGAccatagagaagactatagtctggacttcagaaagactgtagtctggaccatagagaagtctatagtatggactaagAGAAAATTATACAGTAGACTGTAGTCTGAACAATAAACTAATACGGTACTTAAAACTAGACTAACgtttggactataaactagactaacgtttggactataaactagactaacgtctggactatagaatagactaaaggcTGGACTAAGACTGAAAGATAGTCTGGGCAAGAGACTAAACTgtctgtctggactatagtctagtctatagtccggactctAAGATcaaagactagtttatagtctgaactataaactaaattataaagtctggactatatactaaactatagtctggactatagaatagaccagagtctgtactaaagactagattataatttggactatggacaagactattgaTGAGACTGTGGACTATATTACATATTAGATATTTAActtaaaccatagactagaaccGCGATACGCAGTTAGATCTCAAATAAGCTCTCTTGTACTCTTTCTTTCATGTTTGCAACCAGTCtgagaacaaattaaatgctctCTTCCTTTCGCTGTAATcagtacacagagggaaaacGTGGTTGAAAATTGGCGAAATTGATGCAATCTGTTGtcaacatttagacaacggataCATAAGGAATTCAATAACATGCTGTTATTATTATGACAACGCATCATTGTCATTGCAACAATGCatcatttcgattacgttttaTATCATTTCAGTGCAACGTTGTGATTTTAATAACGAATCTTTGTTAATTAGAAAACTTAATGATCTATTTGATAAAATAGCGTTGTCACTTTgataacacattattattaaCTATCCTTACATCCTTACTATGACAAcggatattatttaaatttaaaatttaaatactttgttgTCAATTTGCTTCACTAAAATTTgatgtatattaatattaattatttatgtaaaattaataagcataaattttaaaacaattacaattgtttaagttatttttacaaataataataaaaatttagcacttttttaTCAAACGTCCTTGGTTTATAGTTCAGTGACTTtctattgtaacaaaaaaaaaaaaaacattaagcattaaaaataaataatattttaaacaaaaaacaaataaaataaacaaatttaaataataaatgtaattgtgaaaaaaatgtataacacatttacattaaaaaaatatagaaaacaaagttttaaataaatttcaaatatttgaaaattttcaatatttaaaatttttataaatgttaaagcAAGTGGCGCCAATATGgtttattaatagtttttgaaatgtttaattattttaaaagaaaatatatgtgtGGACTTTGATAATTTGTCACTTGCTTTAACATAAAGtggaaaaactttttgttttgaggagaaaaacaaacttaaaaccaAATGACCTCCAAAATGCCGGCGTCATAATATTACCAGTcatagatataaaaaaataaaactgtgaGTATTCAAGTGAACGATATATACAaacatgtgtatgtttgtatatagaaagatataaaatattttaggctAAAAGTCAACCACATatgattttgtatttatttatttttttttttttttgataaattttattccaaCAGCATTGACATCACCTTCCTCGTAAGCTTTAAATTGGTCTACTCTCCACGCTTTGTTAGCCAAGCATCAGGAACCACTTCCGGCTAAATACGGTTAAAGTCATCACATACATTTAtgagtattttaattttttttatttatttatttagaatttgttGTTAACATTAGTgattaataatttcatattctCAATATGCGCTTGGTCGCCTTTTGagttaattattgtaaaataataaaaaaccaagtaagaaattatagtcgggcgaggctgaCCATGTAATTCCCTacaccttttttaaaaatatgatatgATTTAGGTACCATAAatgatcatgtgtcaaatttcatggaattatgtccaaaattgcgacctttagtttgattacaagccctattgggggattcagttgtatgggggctagttgaaataatggaccgatcttaaccattttcaataggacaataaaagatcatgtaccaaatttaattgaattatcttcaaa
The window above is part of the Lucilia cuprina isolate Lc7/37 chromosome 6, ASM2204524v1, whole genome shotgun sequence genome. Proteins encoded here:
- the LOC111691246 gene encoding hornerin isoform X3, whose amino-acid sequence is MVNYKLINLNMTNSKKISYLIFALCVLQWPMHLVESAVSAVASNSKAAYARTDDKGQEVSSSILGSIYHKSRQSRCVTCYEDRRYGDDRSRYYGSYAARSGDDRASSWYYSGHDRYEDRGYRGADYDRYAAPVADRYGADRYGADRYGADRYGADRYGADRYGADRYGADKYGGYRDDRYGARPAYDRYDTRTRVPYERPAAYDRGESRGYGYDNRDRYYGADRGSSDYYGRDRYYDRPRYGAGAGAASGYGSYDRDYYDRYSPRYDFRQYRPWDDSYRGQSSYDSTGHGQYYAKGTQEDRRYLPEPGYNSPAISPCGVRKPNCPYDPQEGGTRVTSGTIDSGSYNMGVSQTTYNTNSHTNRNDSSKGSGSTGGWSYMREDDEQPSRGGSNNSGSNASNSNNNNRDRNRDQQRSLLSPLIALPMVLY
- the LOC111691246 gene encoding probable serine/threonine-protein kinase clkA isoform X1, which translates into the protein MVNYKLINLNMTNSKKISYLIFALCVLQWPMHLVESAVSAVASNSKAAYARTDDKGQEVSSSILGSIYHKSRQSRCVTCYEDRRYGDDRSRYYGSYAARSGDDRASSWYYSGHDRYEDRGYRGADYDRYAAPVADRYGADRYGADRYGADRYGADRYGADRYGADRYGADKYGGYRDDRYGARPAYDRYDTRTRVPYERPAAYDRGESRGYGYDNRDRYYGADRGSSDYYGRDRYYDRPRYGAGAGAASGYGSYDRDYYDRYSPRYDFRQYRPWDDSYRGQSSYDSTGHGQYYAKGTQEDRRYLPEPGYNSPAISPCGVRKPNCPYDPQEGGTRVTSGTIDSGSYNMGVSQTTYNTNSHTNRNDSSKGSGSTGGWSYMREDDEQPSRGGSNNSGSNASNSNNNNRDRNRDQQSSAYGALLDRDSNLIAVEPVKSNDNANNDSMASSDQQMDKNAEETGKQSDNGQNS
- the LOC111691246 gene encoding filaggrin-2 isoform X2; protein product: MVNYKLINLNMTNSKKISYLIFALCVLQWPMHLVESAVSAVASNSKAAYARTDDKGQEVSSSILGSIYHKSRQSRCVTCYEDRRYGDDRSRYYGSYAARSGDDRASSWYYSGHDRYEDRGYRGADYDRYAAPVADRYGADRYGADRYGADRYGADRYGADRYGADRYGADKYGGYRDDRYGARPAYDRYDTRTRVPYERPAAYDRGESRGYGYDNRDRYYGADRGSSDYYGRDRYYDRPRYGAGAGAASGYGSYDRDYYDRYSPRGQSSYDSTGHGQYYAKGTQEDRRYLPEPGYNSPAISPCGVRKPNCPYDPQEGGTRVTSGTIDSGSYNMGVSQTTYNTNSHTNRNDSSKGSGSTGGWSYMREDDEQPSRGGSNNSGSNASNSNNNNRDRNRDQQSSAYGALLDRDSNLIAVEPVKSNDNANNDSMASSDQQMDKNAEETGKQSDNGQNS